The Panicum hallii strain FIL2 chromosome 9, PHallii_v3.1, whole genome shotgun sequence genome has a window encoding:
- the LOC112877525 gene encoding aspartic proteinase nepenthesin-1-like has translation MMKMRQLAVLLALLAAALAVSCSDAAGGAIRAQLTRADAGRGLTRRQLLRRMARRSKARAARLLSASGSSPASATAVPGKGQAIDTEYLVSFAVGTPPQPVQATLDTGSDLVWTQCQPCPSCYAQDLPYYDPNLSSTSAPLPCDAAACQQLDLSSCGARRWGNRTCVYTYSYGDRSVTTGRLDADTFTFDGDAGHAVVPGLAFGCGYFNNGLFSSNATGSGIAGFGRGALSLPSQLRVDNFSYCFTNVTGSAPSPVLLGLPANLYDSASGAVQTTRLIQSPANPTFYYLSLKSITVGSARLPAPESAFALRGNGSGGTIIDSGTSVTLLPPLVYGLLHDAFVSQVDLPVTNDEPLCFAVSSSSSGKKQQVPKLELQFDGATLDLPRENYVFEMEDGGRSNMCIAIMSSGGGMTIIGNYQQQNLHVLYDLAGNNLSFVPAHCDRV, from the coding sequence ATGATGAAAATGAGGCAGCTAGCCGTCCTGCTCGCGCTGCTCGCGGCGGCGCTGGCTGTTTCGTGCAGCGACGCCGCGGGCGGGGCCATCCGGGCGCAGCTCACCCGCGCCGACGCCGGCCGCGGCCTGACCCGGCGCCAGCTGCTGCGGCGCATGGCGCGGCGCAGCAAGGCCCGCGCCGCGCGGCTGCTCTCCGCGTccggctcgtcgccggccagcGCAACCGCGGTGCCCGGGAAGGGCCAGGCGATCGACACGGAGTACCTGGTCAGCTTCGCCGTCGGCACGCCGCCGCAGCCCGTGCAGGCGACGCTCGACACAGGCAGCGACCTCGTCTGGACGCAGTGCCAGCCGTGCCCGTCCTGCTACGCCCAGGACCTGCCGTACTACGACCCGAACCTCTCCTCCACGTCGGCGCCGCTCCCCTGCGACGCCGCGGCGTGCCAGCAGCTGGACCTGTCGTCCTGCGGCGCGCGCAGGTGGGGCAACAGGACCTGCGTCTACACCTACTCCTACGGCGATAGGTCGGTCACGACCGGCCGCCTCGACGCGGACACGTTCACGTTCGACGGCGACGCGGGGCACGCGGTGGTGCCCGGCCTCGCCTTCGGCTGCGGCTACTTCAACAACGGGCTCTTCAGCTCCAACGCGACCGGCAGCGGCATCGCCGGCTTCGGCCGCGGCGCGCTATCCCTGCCGTCGCAGCTCAGGGTTGACAACTTCTCCTACTGCTTCACCAACGTCACGGGGTCGGCGCCCAGCCCCGTCCTGCTCGGCCTGCCGGCCAACCTCTACGACAGCGCCAGCGGCGCCGTGCAGACCACCCGGCTCATCCAGAGCCCCGCCAACCCGACTTTCTACTACCTCTCGCTGAAGAGCATCACGGTCGGGTCGGCGAGGCTGCCGGCACCGGAGTCGGCGTTCGCGCTGAGGGGCAACGGGAGCGGCGGGACGATCATCGACTCCGGCACCTCCGTcacgctgctgccgccgcttgTCTACGGGCTCCTCCACGACGCGTTCGTCTCCCAGGTGGACCTGCCCGTGACGAACGACGAGCCCCTCTGCTTCGcggtgtcgtcgtcgtcgtcggggaagaagcagCAGGTGCCGAAGCTGGAGCTGCAGTTTGACGGCGCGACGCTGGACCTGCCGCGGGAGAATTACGTGTTCGAGATGGAGGACGGTGGCCGGAGCAACATGTGCATCGCGATCATGTCGTCCGGCGGGGGCATGACCATCATAGGCAACTATCAGCAGCAGAACCTGCACGTACTCTACGACCTCGCCGGCAACAATCTCTCTTTCGTCCCTGCTCACTGCGACAGGGTTTAG
- the LOC112873698 gene encoding aspartic proteinase nepenthesin-1-like, producing the protein MKQLQKIPLLLSFEKIVLLLPLLALTFSCCDAAALKLHANHADAGRGLSRRELLHRMAVRSKARAARLLSGRAPASARVDPGAYTGVVPDTEYLVHLAIGTPTQPVQLTLDTGSDLVWTQCRPCPACFAQTLPYFDPPNSSTFGALPCDSPMCDDLAWSSCGKQNWGNRTCVYVYAYADNSITTGSLDADTFTFAAGDSSGEASVPGLAFGCGIFNNGIFTSNETGIAGFGRGALSLPSQLKVDNFSHCFTTITGSEPSTVLLGLPADLYGGAVQSTPLVQNFSSLTAYYLSLKGITVGETRLPIPESAFALRQDGTGGTVIDSGTGMTSLPRGAYELMHDAFVAQARLPVDNATSSLLSQLCFSAPRRARPGDVPRLALHFEGATLELPRENYMFEFEDAGGGSFTCLAVNAGDDLTIIGNYQQQNLHVLYDLVGNTLSFVPAQCNRL; encoded by the coding sequence ATGAAGCAGCTTCAGAAGATACCTCTCCTGCTCTCGTTCGAAAAGATAGTTCTCTTGTTGCCACTGCTTGCTCTGACCTTTTCTTGCTGCGACGCGGCAGCCCTGAAGCTGCACGCCAACCACGCCGACGCCGGCCGCGGCCTCAGCCGCCGCGAGCTGCTACACCGCATGGCCGTGCGCAGCAAGGCCCGCGCCGCGCGGCTGCTCTCGGGGCGCGCGCCGGCAAGCGCCCGCGTAGACCCGGGAGCCTACACCGGCGTCGTCCCCGACACGGAGTACCTGGTGCACCTGGCCATAGGCACCCCGACGCAGCCCGTGCAGCTCACCCTAGACACCGGGAGCGACCTCGTCTGGACGCAGTGCCGGCCGTGCCCGGCCTGCTTCGCCCAGACGCTCCCCTACTTCGACCCGCCCAACTCCTCCACGTTCGGCGCGCTCCCCTGCGACTCGCCAATGTGCGACGACCTCGCCTGGTCGTCTTGCGGCAAGCAGAACTGGGGCAACCGAACCTGCGTCTACGTCTACGCATACGCCGACAACTCCATAACCACCGGCAGCCTCGACGCGGACACCTTCACGTTCGCCGCCGGCGACAGCTCCGGCGAGGCCTCCGTACCCGGCCTGGCCTTCGGGTGCGGCATCTTCAACAACGGGATCTTCACATCCAACGAGACCGGCATCGCCGGCTTCGGGCGCGGGGCCCTGTCCCTGCCGTCGCAGCTCAAAGTGGACAACTTCTCCCACTGTTTCACCACCATAACGGGTTCGGAACCCAGCACCGTCCTGCTCGGCCTCCCGGCCGACCTCTACGGCGGCGCCGTCCAGTCCACCCCTCTCGTCCAAAACTTCTCGTCTCTGACCGCGTACTACCTGTCGCTAAAGGGCATAACCGTCGGCGAAACGAGGCTGCCGATCCCCGAGTCAGCGTTCGCGCTGAGGCAGGACGGGACGGGCGGCACGGTCATCGACTCCGGCACCGGCATGACGTCGCTGCCCCGGGGAGCGTACGAGCTCATGCACGACGCGTTCGTCGCGCAGGCGAGGCTGCCCGTGGACAACGCGACGTCGTCGCTGCTCTCGCAGCTCTGCTTCTCGGCTCCGCGGCGGGCGAGGCCCGGCGACGTGCCGAGGCTGGCGCTGCACTTCGAGGGTGCGACGCTGGAGCTGCCGCGGGAGAACTACATGTTCGAGTTCGAGgacgcgggcggcggcagcttcACCTGCCTTGCTGTCAACGCTGGGGACGACCTGACCATCATAGGCAACTACCAGCAGCAGAACCTGCACGTCCTCTACGACCTGGTCGGCAACACGCTGTCCTTTGTTCCTGCTCAGTGCAACAGGCTTTAG
- the LOC112873696 gene encoding pentatricopeptide repeat-containing protein At1g56690, mitochondrial-like yields MRLPPVRFLPSSAAPAVVDANARIARLARTGNMEGAHAAFEAMPLRTTSSYNALLAGYFRNNLPDAALRVFHRMPSRDLASYNALISGLSLRRHTLPDAAAALATIPYPPSVVSFTSLLRGYVRHGLLADAIRLFRQMPERNHISYTVLLGGFLDAGRVDEARALFDEMPAKDVVAWTAMLSGYCQAGRIAEARVLFDEMPKKNVVSWTAMVSGYAQNGQVNLARKLFEVMPERNEVSWTAMLFGYIQAGRVEDAEELFNAMPEHPLPACNAMIVGFGQRGMVDAAKSVFERMRERDDGTWSAIIKAYEQNEFLMEALSTFRKMLHDGIHPNYPSVISILTVCAALAVLDYGREVHAAMLRCSFDKDVFAVSALITMYIKCGNLDKAKKVFNMFEPKDVVMWNSMITGYAQHGLGEEALRIFDDMRLAGMVPDRITYIGALTACSYTGKVKEGRDIFNSMDTNSAIRPGAEHYSCMVDLLGRAGRLEEALDLIKTMPVEPDAVIWGALMGACRMHKNAELAEVAAKKLLELEPGNAGPYVLLSHIYTSTGRWEDASEIRKFISSRHLNKSPGCSWIEYDKRVHLFTSGEVLAHPEHASILKMLEKLDGLLMESGYSADGSFVLHDVDEEQKTHSLRYHSERQAVAYGLLKVPEGMPIRVMKNLRVCGDCHSAIKLIAKITSREIVLRDANRFHHFKDGFCSCRDYW; encoded by the coding sequence ATGCGCCTCCCGCCCGTCCGCTTCCTGCCGTCGAGCGCAGCACCGGCGGTGGTGGATGCGAACGCGCGCATCGCCCGGCTGGCGCGCACGGGCAACATGGAGGGCGCCCACGCCGCGTTCGAGGCCATGCCGCTCCGCACCACCTCCTCCTACAACGCCCTCCTCGCCGGCTACTTCCGCAACAACCTCCCCGACGCCGCACTCCGAGTCTTCCACCGCATGCCCTCGCGGGACCTCGCCTCCTACAATGCGCTCATCTCCGGGCTCTCCCTGCGCCGTCACACTCTccccgacgccgccgcggcgctcgcCACCATTCCCTACCCGCCCTCGGTGGTCTCCTTCACATCCCTCCTGCGCGGTTACGTGCGCCACGGCCTCCTGGCCGACGCCATCCGGCTGTTCCGCCAGATGCCGGAGCGTAATCACATATCCTACACGGTGTTGCTCGGTGGCTTCCTCGACGCCGGCCGCGTTGATGAGGCCCGCGCGTTGTTTGATGAAATGCCTGCCAAGGATGTTGTTGCGTGGACCGCCATGCTATCTGGGTACTGCCAGGCTGGCCGGATAGCTGAGGCGCGCGTTCTGTTTGATGAAATGCCAAAGAAGAACGTTGTGTCATGGACTGCGATGGTCTCCGGCTATGCTCAGAATGGGCAGGTAAACCTTGCTCGGAAGCTGTTCGAGGTGATGCCTGAGCGCAATGAGGTGTCGTGGACTGCAATGCTATTTGGGTATATACAGGCTGGCCGTGTAGAGGATGCTGAGGAGCTGTTCAATGCAATGCCGGAGCACCCATTGCCAGCCTGCAATGCAATGATAGTTGGTTTTGGGCAGCGAGGGATGGTGGATGCTGCCAAATCAGTCTTTGAGAGGATGCGTGAGAGGGATGATGGAACATGGAGTGCAATCATCAAAGCATATGAGCAGAATGAATTCTTGATGGAGGCATTGTCTACCTTCCGCAAGATGTTGCATGATGGCATTCACCCAAACTACCCATCGGTCATCAGCATCCTCACGGTATGTGCAGCCCTGGCTGTCCTTGATTATGGGAGGGAGGTGCATGCTGCAATGCTGAGGTGTTCCTTTGACAAGGACGTCTTCGCCGTGTCAGCATTAATCACAATGTACATCAAATGTGGGAATTTGGATAAGGCGAAGAAGGTTTTCAACATGTTTGAGCCCAAAGATGTTGTGATGTGGAACTCGATGATCACTGGTTATGCCCAACATGGGTTGGGGGAGGAAGCACTCCGCATATTTGATGATATGAGGTTGGCTGGAATGGTGCCTGATAGAATTACATATATTGGGGCCCTTACAGCATGTAGCTACACAGGAAAAGTTAAAGAGGGGAGGGATATTTTTAATTCTATGGATACAAATTCTGCCATCAGACCTGGAGCAGAGCATTATTCTTGCATGGTTGATTTGCTTGGTCGAGCAGGACGTCTGGAGGAAGCACTGGATTTGATTAAGACCATGCCAGTTGAACCAGATGCTGTCATCTGGGGAGCTCTGATGGGGGCTTGCAGAATGCACAAGAATGCTGAGTTAGCTGAGGTTGCTGCTAAGAAGCTCTTGGAGCTAGAGCCTGGAAATGCTGGGCCATATGTCTTGCTGTCTCACATTTATACATCCACTGGGAGGTGGGAAGATGCTTCTGAGATCCGAAAATTCATTAGCTCAAGGCATTTGAACAAGTCTCCTGGCTGTAGTTGGATAGAATACGACAAAAGGGTGCATCTGTTCACATCTGGTGAAGTGTTAGCACATCCTGAGCATGCTAGTATCCTTAAAATGCTGGAGAAGTTAGATGGATTGCTGATGGAATCTGGATACTCAGCTGATGGGAGCTTTGTGCTTCATGATGTAGACGAGGAGCAAAAAACTCATAGCTTGCGGTATCACAGTGAGAGGCAAGCTGTGGCATATGGACTATTGAAAGTTCCGGAGGGAATGCCTATTCGTGTCATGAAGAACCTCAGAGTTTGTGGTGATTGCCACTCTGCAATAAAGTTGATTGCAAAGATAACTTCTCGGGAAATCGTGCTGAGAGATGCAAATAGATTCCATCACTTCAAAGATGGATTTTGCTCATGCAGGGACTATTGGTGA